CTCTGGCATCCCGTATTACTGTGAGGAACTGCTGCGCCGCCTGCATCGCAACAACATGCTCTTGTTCAGCACTGGGAGGCAGGACAAAATAGTAGAGGACAACTGGGAGGGCTTGATTGGTAAGCACTCTTGTTGCGGACTGGCTAGATGCTGTTGCACgtcaccccccccacacacacacacacacacacgaccGTGTCCTGTGGCTTTCCAGTGAGTCTGGGCAGAGTCCGATCTGGCAGCAGGACAGAACTTGATCTGGCTGAGGTGTGGGCTCCTGCACACCTTGCTGTCACCTTGGCAAGCCACCAGCTCCCTCGAGAAGAAAGCCCTTCTGCAGGAGAGGGTCAGACCTGGGAAAGTGTAATCCAAAACCAGAAATGCCCGCAAAGGCGCTGGGAACTGAGGAGCTTGGCAGTAACGCAAGAGCAGTAATGGCAAGAGCAATGCCAAGCAGAGTGCTGttgccctggggacagcctgcaTGGGCTTTGCCTTTTGGATTATCACTGGCAATTTCCCTGGCTGTGGGAGGGAGCGCTGTCAAAGGTAGCAACCGCTGCGTTCTGTTGTGGGATATTCGTTCAGTACAGCTGGGCAGCTGgtccaaaggcagaaaaagagtTGCAAGGGCAATGCAGACAAAACCATTGCAGTGGAAACCGGTTTGCCCTGCTCACTGACCGCATTCGGTGCGGGCCATGAAGCGCACCCAACCGTGACAGGTTGGACTTGCCCCACCTTGTtcatgctctctctctctcttcccagcttctgcagtCGAGGCTTCACCCATTGTCTCAGCCACCTCAAGCTCCAGTGCTGGGAATAACAGTGGCAGGGTCTGCACCGTCAGAGCAGATGTCAGCCTGGAGACCACCGTGCTGCCGGCTGCCTTGAAAGGTGAGGGGCTGAGTTCGTGGCTGTGCTGGGGTCCTTTCCTGGGGTGCATGTGAGAGAGGGGCTGGGCATCAGCATGCTGCAGAAGCACCCTCTCAGCCTGGGGGGCCCTGCCAGGAAGGCGACTCTGGTCTGAGCAGACAGAGCTCTGTGCTTAAGGACACAGATGTCCCCCTCCGGGCTGTGGGCCGGCTGTGAGGCCCACAGCAGTTGTGGGGAGCTCCAAGTCCAGCTCTGAGGTGGTGAAAGCGCTCTCTGCTCTCTGTGTGCGCTGCTGGGCATCAGCCTAGTTCAGCTCCGGTAGGTCGCATCACGGGTCGCATGTACCCGCAGGATCGTGCCCTCCCCATCCGTGGTGGAGGAGCTCTTATCCCTGGGCCTTGTGGCCTGTGGTTGCAAGAGGAGTGGAGCCATCTTGAAGACATTCCCCTGGGCTCCAATTGCCCACCAGGTGCCATCCTGAGGAAGAGAGGCCAAAGTCTACCCTGTTTCCTGTGGTGGAACCGTCCAGCCTCTCCAAGCTCAGGCTCCGGGACACAAAAGAGAGAGACGATTTGCTTCTTCTTGACAGATATTGCACTGGCTGAGCTGGACCGGATCACGCTGCAGAAGCAGATGGTTTTGAAGTTTGCAGCCATCATAGGGCCAGTGTTTAccacccagctgctggctcacatcCTTCCCAGTTGCACCAGGCAGCAGATGAATTATTTGTTGGACATGCTGGTGAGCGACAACATCCTTAAGTGGCTGAAGGACACAGGGGTGCCCAGAGACATCCAAGATGCTCGAGAGGGGCCGGCCACCtctcagcaggcagggagcggTAAGTGGTGGCAGTAACGTAGACCCAGGAGCGCTGTAGCTGAAGGAGGCCTTCCCCCACCAGCTTTGTGCAGAGGGAAATTCCCAGCGGCTGTTGGGAATGTCTCTACCACTCTGGCTGAGGCCACCATCCATTGCCTTGCAGGGGTGGAGAGGCCGTCTACAAGCAAGGAGACCACGGAGCAGCAGGCTGGCGTTCTGGCCTTCTGTGCCccgctgctgcaggaggcagcctACGAGCTGTGGCCCAAGAGACAGAGGGCCAGCACGCAGCGCAAGTGTGCTGCCTTCCTGGAGAAGCACGCGCACAAATGCCGGAGCTGCCACGGAGGGGACTTTGTGGCCTTCCACCGCTTCGCCGTCCCCAGTCCCCAGGATGGGGAAAActgccagggctctgctgaCGAGGATGACTGGCACAGCTGGGAGGCCTTGGTGCTCGCTGGAGAACACCTGAAGAAGGACAGGACTCACACCCCTGAAGGTAGGCTGTGTGCCGTGCAGCGGAGCCCCCTCCCTCTGGAAGTCCAGGCCCATGCAGGCTGGGGCCCACCGGGTCCCCAACACCAGGGATAAGCCAGGGGACAAGGACGATCACCGCAGCTCTTGTGCCCTGGGTCTGCTCGACAGGACCCTTGCAAGCCTGCAGCTCTTAGCCCGGGCTATGTGGGGAGTCCCTTGACACGCTCTCTTCTTCCCAGGTAGTGCAAATGCCCTGCAGCCGCAGCAGGCTTTCTCGGAGGAGGAGTTCAGGTGAGGAGACAAGGTTCTGATGATTGTGGAAACGAGCGAGCTCCAGAGGAGACAGATGGAGCTCTGCCAtttggctgctggctgggactCCAGCtttgggaggaggaggctggctgtggggtgggagctgggatGAGACAGCAGGAAATAGGGGTTTGTTGCTACCCGTAGGGAGAGCAGGGTCATCTCAGGTGATGCTCATCTGCTCTTTGCTCTCTTCTTTTCCTGGCAACCTGCCTCTGACCAGAGCGTCAGAGCGGTTTCCACCAGAGGGCAAATGGACAAGTGCGCAGCCCAGCAGGACCAAAGAGAAGGACGGTGGCGAGTGTTCCTGCAAATGCGAAGCCGTCATTGAATCAGTGTTTATGCCTTTGGCTCGCCACTATGTGGCAACAGGCAATGCTTCCCGAGCCTTCTACTACCTGCTGGAGTGTGCGGCTGCCTACCTGCACGTCTCCAACAGCTACATGGTGAGTGACCCTGCTTGCCAGCACGCATTGCACCTGGAGTCCACTGCAACAGGACACGCCCGCTGAGGGGCCTCCCAAAAGAAACAGTGGGGGCAGAGCCGGACTGTTTCCTGCGCTTTGCCTCTCCCACAGCAAGAGACGCGGGGCACTGAAGCAGGCCCGTCAGCACAAGCTGCAGTACCTGGGAGGCAGTCTGAAGGCTCCCTTGGTGCCTGAGCTCTGAGCCCACGGGGCACTGTGCTAGGGCAGGGATCACATGGGGAGATGCGGGCCCTCCTAAGGCAGGTGCCACAGGAGGCAAGAGGGAAGGGTGGAGCTAGCTGGGGGCTCTGCACCGATGCTCacctgctgcctgtgtgctTGCTCAAAGGCCCTTATGAAGCTCAACGAAGCGGAGGTCCTGAGGAACTCCATGGTGAAGACAGCAACTGTGTTAGACTGCTTTGAGGAGGCGACCTTCTTCAGCCTCAAAGCGGAGGTAAAGCGGCAGGGTGACGCCCTTCTTGCAGGGGGTGTCCCTGCTATGGCCAGCCCCTTATAcatttctgcagcctctgcaggaggagaggcttGGGAAAGCGGTCCATGTCTGCATGGCTTCCTCTTCCTGTGCAGGTCTGCTGTAATCTAGGACGCGTGGGGCTGGCCAAGAAAACGACCAGGCAGGCGCTGAGCCTTCTGAAAAAGCGATTCCCTCAGACACGCGCCGGAGCCTTTGTCAAGTCTCTGTGGGAAAGGTTTCAGGGTGCTCTTTGTGCCACAAACAGAAGAACACCCTCTCTTCTGCTAGAGGCTCGGTaagcagcagaagggagagcGTGGGAAAGGAAGAGTATTCTGGTGCCAGGCATTCAGGCCCAGGCCTGCCTGGACTTCAGGCCACGCCTAAGCTGTGCCATAGCTCATTAGCAGGACCGAGGCATTAAAGCACGACATGTGGGTCAAACAGGGGCCAGTGCAGCCTCACGCTGCCCCCCTGTGCAGTCCCTGGGCCTTTGCGTAGAAAGCAGCTTGTGCCGAGGGATGCACCTGCTGGCACGTTTCGGATGAGGCTGGGGTGGCTGGGAACAGAGAAGAGATGTGAACAGGGAGGACGGGCTTAacaggggaaggaaggcagtGACCTcaagggatgggatggggttgggttaaggttgggggggggggaagggcgTGATGAGGAGAAGGCTCAGAGTTGCGATAGTCCTTCTCCTGCTGGTGCCTGGCATcacttccccccccccgtgcTGTAGTGCCAGCACACCCTCTGTAGCGGTTGGCTGCCCCTGGCAGCACTTCTTCATTTGCCCACTTCCGTGCCTGCAGCCCTTCCAGCACCAGCTCCCTTCCTCTGAGGAGGTGTACGTGTCTCAGCTGCCACCCCACTTTCCCCTGCCCAGTCTGGTTTGGTGCTCTACAGCCGCGCCTCTGGGCTCAGCAGTTTCTCTTGTGTGTCAGGAGGAAGAAGCTAGCCTGGATGCTTCAGCAGACCCGCTGCCTCTCCTTACTGGGGCACCTCTACAGCCTGGAGGGCACATCAGCAGGACGGAGGTTCTCCCGCCTGGCAGCTCGCATGAAAGCCAACGTGGACAGGAGAATGGACTCCTCTCAGGAAGAAGACTCCCACCCCGACAACTGACTTTCCATCCCTGCTTTTCTCAGTGTGTCTTagtaaaacatctgttttcttatGGTGGTGGTTGTCAGGCCTtgccagggaaggttcaggttggaaCTAAGAAGCAAGTTCTTCTCAGAAAAGGAGAGCTTGCTCCCCCAGCAAGAGACGCGGGGCACTGAAGCAGGCCCGTCAGCACAAGCTGCCTTACCAGGGAGGCGGTCTGAAGGCTCCCTCGGAACCTGTGTGGGCACCTGGAGAGAGACAGCATGGGCAGTTTGGGACGGTGGAAGCTGCCATAGTGCAGAGCgagcagaggaggggagggcCACGGTGGGGGGGCGTTCCAGAGTCCCCGCAGGGTCAGGTGGGCTGCTCCGTCCCGAGGCGTGCCCACATGGGCTCCGGGATGCTGGCCCAGGTCCTTGCTGCGCTTGATCGTTGGGCTGCTCCTCGTTGTGAAACAtgggattagaaattagagagcgatggattaagaatgaatatgtaggCAACACTCCTTGCTTCATATGTGCTACTGAGATGGGGAAGATGCTAAAACTTCTCCGaattaatatttacagaatcgcagaatttctaggttggaagagacctcaagatcatcgagtccaacctctgagctaacactaacagtcctccgCTAAATCATATCCCCAAGCTCTAAGCTAGATTCCCTTTTTGAGTGGGTTTGTGAAAATTCTGCCAAAGAAGGTCAAGGACTATCAAGAGGTTTCTGTTGTGAGCACTATTTTATGGGAGCCTAGGTGGGGTGGGTATTGGAAGAGGGTGTTGACTAGGGCACTGCCTAGGGTTAGGATTAAGGTTTTGAGAGAGAAAGGTCAAACTCTCTCTAGGACTAAGGTTGTGAAAGGGCTGCCAAAGGAAGTTGAGGGCTTCCAAATGCTTCAGATGTGAACACTTTTTCATGGGAGCTCTTGCTAGGACGAATGTTTGACCTGGGAGCTGTCTTAGCCCTGTCCTTatgtttggaaagaaaggaagcacaGACTCCCCTTGAGACTGAAGTTGTGAGAGTGCTGCCAAAGCAAGTGGAGGGCTACCAAAAGATTCTGTTGCGAGCAATTTTTCTTGGGAGCACTAGGTGAAATGTTTCTTGGATCTAGGCAATGTCTAGggctagggttagggtttagagagagacagagaaagtcCAGACTCCCATTGTGAGCAATTTCATTAAAAGGCTGCCAAAGGAAATCAAGGGCTACTAAATAAATTGCTTCCACTGCAAGCAGCATTTCATGGAAGTGCTGTGTGCGGTGTGTGTTGGACCTGGGCACTGTCTAGAGTTAGGCTTAGGgtttggagagagagaaaacacagactCCCATTGTTAGTGTGACTGTGAAGGGACTTTCAAAGGATGTGcctttggggctggggacacagcagcaCACA
The sequence above is a segment of the Aythya fuligula isolate bAytFul2 chromosome Z, bAytFul2.pri, whole genome shotgun sequence genome. Coding sequences within it:
- the LOC116500999 gene encoding adenylate cyclase type 10-like produces the protein MSMCSLSMAVIGHKVNLGARLMVHYPRLVSCDEDTYKASRLPSYLFKELPKTKLKGVTDPALSINMWGSPTSGREVEIDLFERSLKAYETLGQPHILAYAGILGSGKSHLLTELAFLGQATGHRRGLLGAFLQLNCLLLLQPQGCHHGTDQGQHEAALLCRLYAGGQALGLQAGETCKDRQRTLQAKLQGAIEESSYCLLNNIFLVKFAISDEVCKMHDLQRKRELQKTCRKVLQKTLGGEFGIFVIDNAHFIDPASWTVMWPVLQSVTLFMVMSLAPGHERTESFFKAAADSTTSQRISCLHLEELKPAAVVQKVCQDLGVVSIPRDLARFLIQRSSGIPYYCEELLRRLHRNNMLLFSTGRQDKIVEDNWEGLIASAVEASPIVSATSSSSAGNNSGRVCTVRADVSLETTVLPAALKDIALAELDRITLQKQMVLKFAAIIGPVFTTQLLAHILPSCTRQQMNYLLDMLVSDNILKWLKDTGVPRDIQDAREGPATSQQAGSGVERPSTSKETTEQQAGVLAFCAPLLQEAAYELWPKRQRASTQRKCAAFLEKHAHKCRSCHGGDFVAFHRFAVPSPQDGENCQGSADEDDWHSWEALVLAGEHLKKDRTHTPEGSANALQPQQAFSEEEFRASERFPPEGKWTSAQPSRTKEKDGGECSCKCEAVIESVFMPLARHYVATGNASRAFYYLLECAAAYLHVSNSYMALMKLNEAEVLRNSMVKTATVLDCFEEATFFSLKAEVCCNLGRVGLAKKTTRQALSLLKKRFPQTRAGAFVKSLWERFQGALCATNRRTPSLLLEARRKKLAWMLQQTRCLSLLGHLYSLEGTSAGRRFSRLAARMKANVDRRMDSSQEEDSHPDN